Genomic segment of Trichoderma breve strain T069 chromosome 7 map unlocalized scaffold00007, whole genome shotgun sequence:
ACTCATCATCTGAGGTCAACTTGGAACAACACATCTTTGGCCATTGTCGCCATCTCTGCGATGACGGCCGGAGAGTCTATAACGATGTCTACACTGAGGAAGATACTCAAGTGATACATACAACTCTGAACAAACTTTACAGATACACACTGAAAAGGAGAACATTACTGAGTTCTCACTGCAGATTCTCTCTTAGATGGATCGACAATACCTGTTGTCCCAACTCATGATCACCACGAAGACTGTTTGCAATACTCCTCCCACCCTCTCAGCAAGAAGAGGTACGCTTTCAGAGACTCAAGCCCGTGGTCTCAACAGCACTTACTCAGATGGCGTTGCGTGTGTGCAAGCCTACTGGGCATACTCGGTGGAAGTCTTTTACTACGAAACACATTGCCTCATGGACAGGTTTATCCGGCAGCCCTTTGCGGTGTATGCATACAGAATCAACAACCTCACAAAGATACGACTTTGGAATGGCCCGAACTATTTGGCTCAACTTGATGGAACTGGTTCGCAATGGAAAGGTGGGTTTTTGATCGGAACAACAACCAAACAACACTGAGCTCATGTTGATACCTACCTAGCAACTTGAAAGCAGCAAAACAATAGCCGGTAAGGATCAAACAAgggtcgtcttcatctctcacTGATCCTGTCACACTGCGCCTGAAATACAAGAATATCGTGTCAACACTCGGCTGAATACTACAATCTTACGGAACGTTGGGTCTAGGGAGACGCCGAACAATTCTGAGATCTATGGACTTACCTGCTCTTTGCAGGACTTTGACAGCAGACATTCCGGACCTCATCGATGGATCTTAGAGTGTCTATGGTAAACAGGAAAGCTTGAGGCAATACACTTAGTAGGAGGGTTTCTCCTACCGACACGCCCGGCTGATGCCACGGCATTGAAGAAATTGGTGAATGTGGGTGCCCAGTGTTCCTTACCTCACCACTCCAAGATGTGGTCAGCCAATCAATATTGAGGCTACCAAGAGATACACAACCGGAGCCAACAATGGCTCTATCACCGAAGTCGAAAAGTTGGCCTCCAGGCCAGAGACTCGTGCTGTTTTAAAAACACTGAAGGACGGAGACGACCTTGATGTGCCATCACTAATAAAGTCACCAAAGAAGGACGAGAGTAACCCCGGACTGAGGAGAACAGAATAGAGAAAGATAGACGGCTTCCTATGCATGGAGTTGGCCCATAAATACGTCTACCTATACAATGAGCGCATTGTCATCTACTTGGACACACCGTGGATCCAGCAGTAAgttgtttttgtttattttacTCAAGGCAGAATGTTATTCTATATTCCAGCAGTTATACAATCATTCACCCTTTACATTTCCCCCATGAATTGGACCACTAAGTACTAACTAGGGTTATAGACTTATGTATGCCTCCATGAAGATAGCCGGATTTGTTACCTTGACTGTTCGTTCTACAGACAAGCAGGGTGCAAAGATTAAAGCGCTCCGCCTATTTACCGATCCTCACTCAAAGACGCAAATCCTGGTTGcaaacatcaacatcatggcCACCGGGGTAAATCTGCACGACGCCTGTCGTGTTGGAGTGATCGTAAGTCAGCATTTCAATCCGAAAACGAGTCTCCAAATCCACGGGCATTTGAACCACCTGGTCCAGAAGCACGCAGTAATCTAGCATTGTCTTAAGGCCAAGGATTCCTTCCATGACCATCAAGAGAGGGTAATGCTCACCAAGTGGGCTCGCCAGCTCTTGGCGATATCAATAAGTGGCTGACCGGCGCCCTCCGAGAGAGAGTGCTTTTTGAAACTATGAAGACCTACACCAATCTCGTCGATCCAAAGATGCTCATGGTAAACACGAAAGGAATCGACTTTAAAGTTGAGACTACCCACTTGATAGCTGGGCCGACGATTCTCCCACACTACATACCTATTCAATGACAAGCCCAGCAAACTGAGTGgcctcaccaccaccagccagGGCATCTGCAAGCACCTCGCAATCTGCTGCGCTTCCAGCCGAGGGCCCTCGTCCGCCAGCATTACCTGTAAGTACTAGGTTACCAGTATCTGTCATTCCCCAGCTTCCTTTCCAATTGCTAACCTATCATAATAGTGCGGACAGACCAGGGTTACTCCATTCTTATATGGCGCTCATGTCGACCCAGCAGACGGCTCTGCCGGGATCGCttccagagaagaagaatgccCAACTGTCGGCCATTGCCAGGGATCAAGAGACCGCCATGATGAAGGCTGAGCGCGAGAAGAATACCGGCCCCAAAGCTGACCAGGACATCAGCATGGAGAAACTCAGAGACATGCGTGGCCAGCTGAGACATCAAACTCTGGCAACAGTTTCAATCGCCAACTGATCTCAAGAGCCGCGTCTTACCAGGACAGCCCTGGGAGCCCATTTGCTGGGTCCCAAGAGTTGGCTCCAGAGGCCTTCTGGGAACCTACCAGAGCCAATTTGATCCGTTTACAAGATCATCCTCTCCCAGCAGACTCCGTCAAACCAACGCTGTGTGCTTGTGACAATTGGCCATGGATGATTTCTGGATCTCGCATACCAAACGTATACAGCCCCGTGGGCGCCGAGACTAAAGAAGTCAATACAAATCTTACTCGACCAACAAACGTCCTCTATTATAGCCTTAATGACTCTTGCGACAATGAATGATAATACAACAGCAACGCCAACAGATATTCATGGTatgggagaagaagtttGCCACTGTTTTATGCCACACTGGGCCAGGGAGGATCTCATATCTAGGTGTGGGAGTTGCCTTGGAAAGGTGTCGTCGCAGCTGAATCCAGTACTCTTTGCTTCGGCTCTCGAAGGGCGTCCTCAACCCCCCTGATCACCAAAGATCGTTGAAGAGTGCCTCACCAAAGGCCACGGAGGAGTACCCCTTTCTGAAGGCGTTCCCATTGAAGCGCTGCTCTCGCAGGTTCCCGCAACGGAGAACGTCCAATTTTTCTTCCGGTTTCTTTAATCAACGCGGCTCTACAGCGCCGTCCGTTGCTacgttttccctttttgcaTCAACGATGCCACTACTTTGCTCAACTGAAACCAGTACTCATGGGATAACCTACCACAAGAGTTACTACTTATTGGCCTCGTAATAAGGGCAGATGCAGTGAACGACAAGAATAAGAAGTTGGAGCTGTGTATGAAGGGCAAACCTGCGGGGACTATGCCATCAACTATACCACTACTTTGCTCAAGTATTCTTATATTTTCACGGCATTTCTTTTGTATCATGGGTTATGGAATTCGGGTAACGTGAAGCAAACCGCTACACCTTCGGGGGTGTGTTCGTTCTCATCGACACCCACGTCGACGAGCTGCTTGCTCAGCGCTCACTGGAGTTGCTTCTTGTTCCATGTCTTGAGGGCGTGCTCAACCCCCTCATCAACGAGCGCCTCGCTGCCGCTGGCATCGAGCCTTCCCACCTCCACGACCCCGACTTATCACAGTCATACTATACATCTCCCATATGATTAAGTGGATGGGGTTGATGGAATACCCCCACCCATTCCGATTCTGTCAGCGAGCTATGGAGACGGACATTGCCTGATGAAGTCGATGCCGAACCACCCTTCTGAGTGCGCTACCGTTGGGCATCGTTCTCTTTCGGCAACAACACAACTACTTTGCTCAACCACACTTTGCTTAACTAcgcttttatttttcataGGATTTCTTTCATAATGGGTTATGGAATTCGGGCAACGAGTGGTAAAGGGGTGTGTtggaggaagatgagaccGGATGAGGACCGATAAAAGGTCGCCCCCTTAGCAACATAGCCTAGAATttagcatcaacatcaatcaATCGGTCGCAACAACTTCTCTCATTTCTCTCAAATCTCAATATTATATACTGTAgtagatactagaagaatatagccatagcagcagatactcAAGGAGCCTGGTATCTATTATAGCCTAGATCAGTACCCGTGGTAGCACATAAAAGGCTGTCCTCCGCCTCCTATTCTGAGTTGACCTCGCAGTCGCTGGGATGCTGAATAGCTACTCTCTAAAAGGTTCTACGGCACTGAAACTGCAAGTCAGATAAATGATTCACCAAAAATTTACTCTAAACGTGTGTTGCAAACGAAATCTTCGTGTTCTTTGCATTTCAAGCGACCCAAGATCGTTGCTCAGGTCGTATCtagctacatgtatgtagTATCATCTAGTCTAATAAGACTGTCATTTAAAGAGGGAGCCAAAAAATCTAACCAAAAGGGGGGACATTATCCAGAGGAGTCCCATCCGTATTCCAACGCCTAAAAACTCCAAACATATCCTATATCTATATGTTCAGTGAAAGTGTATAAGAATCAATGCCGGTGTAAGCAAAGCCTGCAATAAAAGTGCTGACATGACACGCTCATGTATAACTTGAGTAGTAAAAAAATTGCATGAGTTTATCGAAATCACATGCCCAGCATGCTCATTTGCCTCCTTACGGGGCTGGCGGCAGTGCTGCCCTCTTCGCTCGCATAGTATGCGCTATCAGTGTCGATATCCCAGCTGTCGTcattgtcatcatcaccatcaggTGAAATGCCGGATGCATCGAAAGGCTTCTGAGCAGCGGCTCGAACGTTCCATCGCAGAGTGCGGCTGACACTGTCAAACCATTCCGTGTCGGTTCGGGTGACAGTTGGGAAGGGATACTGAGATGCCGTGATAGTAACGTGATCACCCTGCTTAAGCTCCACGCGTCCCTTGCCATCGAAAGCACAGTACGCGGTAGCTCGAGAGTTGCGCGGGACGGCAACACGAAGCGCCATGGTGTCGGAGAGAACCATGGGGCGGAACGAGAGCGTGTGTGGGCAGATGGGAGTCAGGAGGATGGCAGGGATATCCGGGTGAACGAGGGAACCACCAGCCGAGAGGGAGTAGGCAGTCGAACCAGTAGGGGTGGAAAAGATGCATCCATCAGCTTGAACAACTGTCAGgagctcatcatctccgtATAGCTCCAGGTTCGAGACATATGGCGATGGGCCGCGGTCAATGACAAGCTCGTTGAGAACTTCAAACTGCTCGCCCTCGTCAGGACCGTTTGATCCATCTCTCCACACGGTGCAGGTGAAGCGCATGCGGAGATTGATCTTCataccatcatctcccatcACGCGGTTAAGGTGCTTCTTGTAGTTCTCAAACTCGAATGTCGTcatgaagccaaggctgcccaAGCTGAATGAGAGGACTGGGGGCACAATGCGCTGGAAGAGCCACGAGGTAAAGAGGACAGTGCCGTCACCTCCAAGGGTGAGGACCAGGTCGAATTTCTCGGGCTGGCTCCAGCACAGATCTGGAGTCCAGTACTTGAGCATGGTCTCGAATCGCGCGTCTTGAGCGACAATGCCGGCAGCGTTGAATCGCTTAGAGTTGCGCAGCTTGGCGTCCACGTAAACGTTGACGCCAACGTCGGACCCATATCGGGGGGTTTGCAAAAGCCACGTTGTCAACTCTCGCGTCAGGTAGACAAGCTGGTTATCCCGTGCCTTGGTGACAATCATGACATTGCGCACTGCGCGCTTGACAGGGCGGCGCTGAAGTTGCTTGGAGATTTCGCGGACACTTGTCGCGGTCTGGACCAAGCGAGAGTGCGACATGGACTCGTCGTTCTTGATCTCGTCTAGGACCTTTTCAAAGTCGACAGCATCGTCGAATCTCTGGTGGTAGAAGCATGGCGACAATAAATTGCTGATTGCTGTGGTCGGtgtatttctcttctttgctaGGTCCTGGAGCGCAtcggcgagctgctgctgagggctCGCGGCGGCGGAAGAGCCGCCGTTGCTCTGAGGGAATAAcatgttgttgttgaaggAAAGAGCCTCGGGCTTTCTGGGACGCGAAACAGAAGTGGTAGACGCGAGTGCCTTGAGAATGGTTTGGCGAGGAAGCAAGTCGTGGGCAGCAGTAGGTTGGTATTGGTCGCGCGGTTGTTGCTGGTTGGAATCCGCCGAAGGCGCAGTGAGGCTTGTTAAAATTGCGGTCTTGGGCGATGGCACAGTCGAAGGTTCGGCCGGGGAAATAATAACAGGCGTAACGGAAGGACCCGTGGCACCAGAGCCACCTAACGATGGAATAGCAGTGTATGGGGTGTTCGAGTCGACTTCATATCGGGATGCTTTGTTGACGTTGACGGACAGATTATGAATGCCGGACGATGACTTGGGGCGGCGGTCAAATATATCGGACTTAGCCAACAAAAGCGAAGCAGCAGGGCACTCCTGCGAGTCAACTCCGCTGCCCTTTTCGGGTGTAGGGTGGAGGTCGGTCCGAGGCGACACGGCGGCCATGATTACTCTAGCGAGTGTCGGTAGCGGCTACAGCGCGTTGCAAATGCGATTGCGAGAGCGATTATTAACCCCGGGCGGGCTTAGGCAGTGGGTGCTTGGAAACGCCGGGATTATGAGGCGCAGAGATGATAGCGGAATCCCGTGTTCCGTGGAAAGCTGTAGAACAGTGTAAGCCTAGATTGCGACCGTACAGCGGCGAGTCCACCACTGTGCAAAGGGCCAATAGCCAGGGACACGGCCTTACAAATCGGGAAAGGCAAAGTCAGCCGGCGCCTTGGGATTATGCGGAGGATTGGCTGCTACTTTTGGCGCACAGTTGTTCGTACGGTGATGCAGCTAGCGTCACAGCGATCCCCCTCATCCAATTTTGCAAAACGCGATGCGCTGCAAGTGCAAGCACAACACGCTAGGCTCCAGCGGAAGCGTCGGAGCGAAAGGTTCGTCTGCGTAACCTTGCAGTTTCCTGTTCGCGCTGTGGGATCGTTGCGACTGTTGCTTATTCAGTGGGAGTTTCTCCGCAGCTGGGCGGGTTCGAATATTACCTCTTTCGACAAATGCTGATGCAGCGAGAGCAAGTATTGCCGTGTTAGCGGTATCGAGGCCGAACAGTTGTTCCGCTGAGCAAAGTATGATGACGTTGAGCTGCAACAGACCAGCTGTAGCACAAGGCAATGGAATCGGCGTAGATGAGGAGAAATGAGGTGTAGAGTGAAGCTGAAGAATCTCCAAATCAGAGGGAGCAGAAAAGGGGCAAGTTTCTTGACACTAGGAATTTGGTGGAAGGAACGAGCCGACGCCAGGTCTGGTCTTGCCACAGCTGTCTTGTATCGATAGCAAAAGGAGCCGAAAGAGGCAATGAAGAGAGTGGCTGGAATTAAAATGATATAGAAAATGTCGTCAAGAAAAGATGTGTaaaaaatgaagatgacgaaatAAAACAAATCGAAAAGACACGCTGTAAAAAGCACTTGCAGGAACTTCCAGAGTTCTGCTTCCGGCACTGCGACTCCAAGCCGTTGAGGTGATTAGGATTAATCTCGATGCGTGCGTCGACACcgaaacaaacaaagaaaaaccaaCAACAAAGAACCTGCTTGGCGCCAGGAGTCTTTTATAACCGACAACCAAAGAATCAAAACCGCATTCTCTGACCGCTAACGAATCCCATCATCTATCACAAGCCTTGTCAATAATTGATGCAGCCATCGTCACAGCTCCTAAGCTGTCACTAGCCCCCAGAAACATTTGGCGTTGGCGATGAGCGAAACAATAGCTATCATCCCCCTACCCGCCGCAGTACACGGAGCTaatagtacggagtagcggGACGCACCGCAAAACGCATCCCCTGAAAATGAGGAGCGAAGGAATGAGACTGGGGGAGACGCATTGAATGAAGGCTCTGCATCTGAGACGCAGACGGGCATTATGCCCGGCAATTGAAAGTGGCAGGTACCTGATACGCGCTGCGTCTACTGCAGAACAGAGGTGCTTACAGGTATGAGCTACCGAGACAGGGACAGGTATGCACCCCCCATAATCCGACGGCCAAAACCAAACACAATGGAAGGCAAATCAGGCCGAAATGCTACTCtgcggagaaaaaaaatcccatAAGTGCCCTGTCGCAGTGCACGTTTCTAGTGGCGAGTACGGAGGCGATTCCTCCATGCCAGATACCCGCTGGTTGATAGTGCGGCGTCTTGGCAGTCTCACCAGCCCCCAGCTTCTAAACATGGTGTTCTGCATCTGGATTCGAAAAGAGCATGGAGCAGACAACTTCCCCTTTGCTCCTTTATCTACGGAGTAATATTACAATGATACTCActgactctctctctctgctgcAACGGTCGCTACGGGCCCTGCCGCTGGTGGTCGAAACGCCGTTTCATCTCTCACACCAGGGGCTgttacaaaaaaaaacacatagGCATGCCCAAATATTACCTAGGAGGTTTGGTAGTCAACCCAAATTTAGATACGGCAAGATAGAAACCGGGGCAAGAAATGTCTCGATTTGCTATTCGGCACCCCAAGTTGGCCATCCAGAATCCCATGTAGGTGACCATTAATTCCTTTTGCTACCCAAGCAAGCGGAAGACAGAAAGACCGAGACTGGGAAGATTACGAGCACCAACGCTTTAAATTATACACCTAttctttagtaactgctactatatctacatttttCTAGTGACTGCTACGATATCTACATTTTtatagtaactgctactatgtctatatttttctagtaactgctattatatttatatgtTTCTaataactgctactatatttatgTAATGCTGGCTGAATACGCGTTCTACGAGCGGGTTAGGTGCTTAGGTATATTTACtgaatgtatgtatgtattcattttgcggtctcgctttttctgacctccgctTGCCAAGTTAATAACAAGTCCCTTGTAATGTACCCCACGTGTATATTCCCCCAACTTTTTCTATTATCAAAAGAATTCAGCCTGTTTGGCGCACCCTCCTCGAGATGCAGCGACATATCCGGGAATTATTGATGCAGCTTAGCGAACTGCTATCTCGACCCAGCTGACCTGTTTGGATGGCATCTCGTAGGAATATCACAAATCCAATAGCGCTTTCCGTCTCATCCTTTCCGTCCAGTCTCGAGGTGTTCCCTGAGGTGATAGCGCCTCACTAAAGCCGGCTCCCACGTATCACCTGTGAATTCACCTGTGAATCGCCCGTCTAAACCAGGGCGCTCCGCACCATCGCAaagatacgagtacaatgGGCACAACCGTCTCTGCTGGCGCCCGTGATATCTATCGAAAGGGGGAGCCAATGGTAGGGAAGAAATGATGTATCAACAACGCCAAATGCTTCACCTCCAGTGGAGACCTTCGGCTGCTTTAGCTTCCAGGACTGAGCGCATAAACTGTTGCACATTTTCGGACTCTGCCCCGTAGCCTCCCATTTCCGCATCATCTTCGGCCTCCTGGCTGCGGCAGCACACTTTCTCCGCTGTCTGGAGAACCTTGTCCCACTCTTCTGCTGAGAAAGAGCCCTCGCTCTCGGCCAGGAGAAGGTCTCGGCTGGCCGTGAAGCCCAGCACGTGGACAGATCTCGCTTGGTCAATTTCCGCAGGTGTCGGGTCTACCTTGACGgtgctctcatcatcattcgtAATTGCTAGGCAAGTTGCTGAAGCCACTGTTTTCAGGGGAATTGTTGCCGTTAGGAGACCCAGAATCGAGGCGTGGAGGAGTGCCGGAATGATTCCGAGATTCTACGTAGATGAGTATGAGATCAGCCGGCCAACAACCAGGCTCGTAAACGGGAAAACAAGAAACGAGACAATACCACTCACCAGTCGGGGCTGGAGCACTTTGGTGTTCACATAGGCGTTTTCAGGCACTTCCATGACCTGGAGCGTGACTTGAATCACGCATCTCGGAAAGTTTCTGACCGGGATGAGATGTCGCAGAGCAGGCTGCAGGATAGCTTCCAGCTGGCGCTCGGCCGTTCCTACAAGGCAGCGATAGATGTCAGCCGGATGAATGAAAATCTTCGTCACCGTGATATCAACTCACCTCCAACTCCTGCTGCCGGCCGCACATTCACATCTACCAGCGCCTCGAAGGGATTCTCATCTCGACGCTGAGCCTCTACCGGCCCGTTGACG
This window contains:
- a CDS encoding ATP-NAD kinase domain-containing protein, with the protein product MAAVSPRTDLHPTPEKGSGVDSQECPAASLLLAKSDIFDRRPKSSSGIHNLSVNVNKASRYEVDSNTPYTAIPSLGGSGATGPSVTPVIISPAEPSTVPSPKTAILTSLTAPSADSNQQQPRDQYQPTAAHDLLPRQTILKALASTTSVSRPRKPEALSFNNNMLFPQSNGGSSAAASPQQQLADALQDLAKKRNTPTTAISNLLSPCFYHQRFDDAVDFEKVLDEIKNDESMSHSRLVQTATSVREISKQLQRRPVKRAVRNVMIVTKARDNQLVYLTRELTTWLLQTPRYGSDVGVNVYVDAKLRNSKRFNAAGIVAQDARFETMLKYWTPDLCWSQPEKFDLVLTLGGDGTVLFTSWLFQRIVPPVLSFSLGSLGFMTTFEFENYKKHLNRVMGDDGMKINLRMRFTCTVWRDGSNGPDEGEQFEVLNELVIDRGPSPYVSNLELYGDDELLTVVQADGCIFSTPTGSTAYSLSAGGSLVHPDIPAILLTPICPHTLSFRPMVLSDTMALRVAVPRNSRATAYCAFDGKGRVELKQGDHVTITASQYPFPTVTRTDTEWFDSVSRTLRWNVRAAAQKPFDASGISPDGDDDNDDSWDIDTDSAYYASEEGSTAASPVRRQMSMLGM
- a CDS encoding 3' exoribonuclease family, domain 1 domain-containing protein, which produces MAPPTAELSHLPKADGSANFAFGGYTITAAVNGPVEAQRRDENPFEALVDVNVRPAAGVGGTAERQLEAILQPALRHLIPVRNFPRCVIQVTLQVMEVPENAYVNTKVLQPRLNLGIIPALLHASILGLLTATIPLKTVASATCLAITNDDESTVKVDPTPAEIDQARSVHVLGFTASRDLLLAESEGSFSAEEWDKVLQTAEKVCCRSQEAEDDAEMGGYGAESENVQQFMRSVLEAKAAEGLHWR